DNA sequence from the Fusarium verticillioides 7600 chromosome 2, whole genome shotgun sequence genome:
CTAAAACTGTGCGACTACTCAAGGCTGGCGGTGTAATTGTGCAGTACGGCATGACTGTGTCTCCCAAGATGGACTGGCTGATGGCCGCGAATCTGCAGAATATCGAGCTCAAGGGTTCAACGATGGGTTCCCGCAAGGAGTTCCGGGATATGGTTGCCTTTgtgaacgagaagaagattcggCCTGTCATCAGCAGGACGATCAAGGGGCTGGATAACCTTTCAGGAATTGATGACCTGTTTAAAGACATGGATCAGGGGAAGCAGTTTGGTAAGCTGGTAATCGAGTGGGATTTAGGAAGCGATTCGCCCTCCAAACTCTAGTTATCATAATCAACAAGGCAAATACAACGCCTTTTCACGAATTTAGACACAGAAATTGAAACCATATTTCTTTTTAGCTATTAATCCTTAAATAGAGACATGAAGAACGCCGAGATTTTCAGGGTATCATACAACTTGAGAGCTTGTacatgatgagattgaaACAACTCACACCAGTTGCCCATCCACGAAATACGATACTCTCCCTGTTTACTCTTCCgtcttcttgcgcttcttcttgggacGGCCCTCTTGCGGTGGGACAAACTCGGCCTCTCgctcctttgccttctcctcctttcgCTTGCTCTGATTCTCCTTGCGCTCCTCGTGTAAAGCACGCTTCTTGTCGCCCTTGGCCAGGAAATACTCGCCAGTCTCGATTTGCTTGTCCACCTTGCTCTTTTCGGGAGCTGGAGGGAATGGTGTGtatgtcttcttggccttgtcggtGACCTTGTGAGGAACACGTCTGTGGCTGAGAGTCCTCTTTTTGAAGTTGGGAAGGAAACGATCCCAGCTCTCGTTGGCAAGCTCGGGATCCTTTGCGAGCTCCCTTTTTATCATCAGTTCCTGCCGATGGGTTAGCTGTctgatttcttcttctagaGACAATTTCTCACTTTGATACTATAAATTGGGTGGAGGTTCGCCATACAATCTTCCACGATACGTCGAATTTCTTTCAGGCCCTTGTAGGGTCCCATGACGGAGACTGTGTTTCCATGTACCAGGATGTATGTTTCTGTGAGCAATTCAAGCGCTTTGAGAGTTGAACCATTGGGTCCAAGGATTCGTTGTCTACGTTTGACGAAGCGCTCACGACTTCCAACCAAGTTGCGTATCTTGATCACATCACAggcaacaccatcttcgagGATCTTGATAGCTTGAGGGGCGGGGACGGAGCGAGccaggagcttgatgaggtcgcGTgcgttgagaatggcggCGGGATCATACGTCCGTAAAGTCGTTTTCACGGTCATAGAACCTTCAACCAAATCGAGCGTGCAGGCAATTCCGTGTTTTTCGAGGGCGCGAGTAACCAGAGGCCATGCTTCCTTCAGATAGACTTCGCGGTATTTGGGGAAGAGGGTGGCAAAGGAACTCTCTTCGAGGAATGCGCCGGCAGCATTATCCTTGGGAGTGAAGGTGTCGACCTTCCATTTATCAATGTCATCCGTATCCCAAGGCTTCGGTTTTTCTGCTTCATGTAAGCCTCTTGCTTACCAACATCAGGGACTTATGCTGGATTATGCCTTACTGTGAGTTGAAGGCATCGTGCCGTATGTACTAAGTCTCTTGTCGGGAGAGAGGTTGAGCTCTTGTGGGGAGAAAGGTCGAAGACAGGTGTTGGGTCGCTTCTGGcgaaagaagctggagaaaaTTGCTTAAGATTCTTTGAGTGGAAGATAATGAAAAATCGGCTGCGGCTCAAGATCTGTTT
Encoded proteins:
- a CDS encoding ribosomal RNA assembly protein KRR1, whose protein sequence is MPSTHKKPKPWDTDDIDKWKVDTFTPKDNAAGAFLEESSFATLFPKYREVYLKEAWPLVTRALEKHGIACTLDLVEGSMTVKTTLRTYDPAAILNARDLIKLLARSVPAPQAIKILEDGVACDVIKIRNLVGSRERFVKRRQRILGPNGSTLKALELLTETYILVHGNTVSVMGPYKGLKEIRRIVEDCMANLHPIYSIKELMIKRELAKDPELANESWDRFLPNFKKRTLSHRRVPHKVTDKAKKTYTPFPPAPEKSKVDKQIETGEYFLAKGDKKRALHEERKENQSKRKEEKAKEREAEFVPPQEGRPKKKRKKTEE